One Pelmatolapia mariae isolate MD_Pm_ZW linkage group LG1, Pm_UMD_F_2, whole genome shotgun sequence genomic window, ATTAAGAGTCTGACACTAGAAAAGGAGTGAATAATGGCACAGAAAGCAAAAGTTGTGGAAGCCACACAGTTTTCAAAAAATATCATCCTGATGGAGACATGAACCTTTGTACAGTGTTTTTATGCATTTGTATTAAACCCTCAAATGTCAACATTTTCATAGCATATAGCAAAAAGACATTAAGATTCATTGTAGAGGCAATTACATTCgtcagccactttattaggcacacctgttaacgcaaatatctaatcagccaatcacatggcagcaattcAGTGTCTTTAGGCATGTAGACGTGGGAAGATGACCTGTTCAAGTTCAAACCGGggatcagaatggggaagaaaggtgatttaagtgactatatatgtggcatggttgttggggTCAGATGGGCACCAGTAGATCAGAACCTGCTGATCAACTGGGATTTTCCAACACAACCATCTCAGAATTGAAACATTAGTaattcaaataaccacttgttatcACTAAATCTACAAcagaccttgaagcagatggtctgctaaaaaaaagaaactgaaaatagaAGATTTCAAATACGCTGCCTGGTCTtgtgagtctcaatttctggtgcaacattcagatgtaagggtcagaatttggcataaataaaaagaaagcattGATCCATCCAACAATTTAGACTGGTGTTGGTGTAATGTTGcaggggatattttcttgagGAGTTAAGGAAGAccaaaagtgtgtgtgtatgctcaCCTGTTTTTGAGTGGCTGGGAGGAGTTGAGCAAAACAGGTGTTAGGTCCAGTCCGTCTAGGATTCGATCATCAGGAGGGTTGATGCCAGCGAGAACCAGACTAGTGGTGAACAGGTCCATGACATTGGCCAACTGGAAGTTCACCtatagaaaagagaagaaaataaacGGGTCTAGTAAAATAAGAtgttccacacacacacagaaaagcatGTTTGTTTGAGGACCatccacagagaaacacactACTAGAGTTTTGTCTTTTGATCGCTTTTTCATATCTTCCACGGGTTCTGAAATGTCCTCCTTGATGACTGAAGTCCTTGAAATCAAGAATGAGCTGTGGCAACATGCTAACAATGCACAGTCATGATAAGCATTCGTTCcatgtgtggttgtgtgtaCACACGCAGGAAAAGAGATGCATTTCAACAGCCTCCACTCTAATCTCTGCATGCAGGTTTATTATTAAAACTCCAAAATGCTTCTCTTTCTAAATGAGCTTTGGGAgggaaaaaggggaaaaaaggaggagcaaaaaaaagaggaaaggagAGGAAGTAGAGAGAGGACAAGACATTGGCGAGAAGGTGGCTGAAGCTAGAGCGAGCTGGCGTTTTATCTCCTTCTCCCAGTCCCAGTGAAAAgcgttattttatttataaacttTGAACTATTTTCAGATAAAATGCCATTTTTTCGCTGTCATCCTTGATCTTCCGTTCCATTCTCTCCTGAGCGAGCCTTAGAGGGAGACGGCACGCTCACAATCAGATAGCACTATCAGCCCTCTGCAGCTGCACCGCCATGTGCCGCTGTGCTCCTATCGGCAGCCAGCACACATACAGGCATACACACAAGCTCCTAAGCACTGAAATGAATTCCCCTTTTCTTCTGTATCCACAGAACTAGCCACAGAAAGGGCTCTGCAATGCACTCCATGATCTATCTGCACATCCAGacgctctttctctctttcgTGCGCGCGTACACAAACACGGAGAGATTTGgtcctttatttcatttttcttttttttttttaagtccctctaacacagacacacacagaccattaaagaagacaggacaaaaggacAAGAGGAGAAGCAGCACTGACATTTAGTTGGGAATAACTTGCGTCTCCAAAAACCGAAAGTTTAAAACTCGGACTGGTCTGACAGAGGAGTTTATCTCACGAGTTGCCATCTTTTATTTCCTCCCTTATTAGCTCTGCTCTCTTTTGCAGTctaagctgattttttttttcaaatcaccctttgttcttttctcttttgtccCACTCTTCGCTCCCTATTAATGTCACATTCTCCTGTTTCTCCATTGTAAGCAGTGATGTTGTTTATCTGAGGAGGCAGTGCTTCTATCCCCATCTCTGCCACTCTGccagtgtgtctgcagcctGATAACCCACCGAAGGGGATTGCGATGCTCAACAATGTTGTGGCACTGTCAGCCCACCCACCTCCCAATCTCTGTTCCTGTAGCCACCATGCAGCCCCTCACCTGCCCTCAGGCACTGGGAGAATGCTTCAGAGCACCCGTGCGCCTTCATCTCAGATCTGCTCCTTCCATCCTCCAAAATATACAGTAAGTGAATGACTAATCAGAAACATTCACCTGCACTCAGACTTGTGTCAGTTTAATTGAGTCATCACTCATGTTCATTCACTGATAACAGGCTTTATTTTCTATTAATAGGCATGGAAATACCAAGCTCATGTAAATGAAGCCAATGGAGAAACCCTACAAAACCTGCAGTTCTGAGTCAATCCCTGTGGACTGCCATATTAACATCTCTAACTTTCTAGCAAAATTAAATATGTGAACAGGCTGATAACTGTATGCAGGATGTGTCTGAACTCGCCTGTTTGAACTGTATCAAGGCCTAAAGCTATGCTCTATCTACAGCCAACCAGTCTGCTGTCTATCTGCTGGGTTTAACCTCCACCAGTTCAACTCACTGAACTGGATCTCTTGACTGTTTTAGTGTTTGTGCCTTCTGGAGTTTTTAATGTGGTTATAAGAATAATAAGATGGGCTGCTGTGCTACTGTTCTAACACCCCTCCCAAGATGCCTGTGCTACACTTTTGATGTGCTACAGTGTGTCTTTTTGCCTGGTTCTGCTtaaggcttcttcctgttaaaagggagtttttctttcccactgtaaccaaatgcttgctcaaaggaggtcgtttgattgttggggttttctctctagtAATgaagggtctttaccttacaatataaatcacCTTaaggtaactgttgttgtgatttggcgctctataaataaaaatgaattaaactaaattaaaattcTGGTATCGCATGTtctttataaataataataaataaataaaccaagaTAACAGCAGACACAATGCTAACTGTTGAAATAGTATTTTTGTCTCCCATTCCCAAATGCTCCAAAAACTTTCTCCCGATTTCTGTGTTGGGTCAATACAATAAACCTGATGAAATCCCCCATTTAAGAAAAGCTTGCCAGCTTGGTAATTTGTCTCCAGCATTTTGTTCAGAGGgtttacagacttttcaaagcACCCATCAACAGAGATTTGAAAAGACTACAAAATAAAGACAGGGGGACAATCTTGTATCTGTTATCCTCCCTCCCAAGCGACACAAAGTGATAAATCCAGAGCTATAGAGCACAGTAACTCCAGCACAATAGCCTTGTCATCACATCCCTGGATATTTCAGGATCTACAGTCCCCTTTCTACTAAAACTCGAGTCAAGTCATTACAACTACcgaacacacgaacacacacacacacacacacacacacacacagacacacacacagacacacacacacacaggtgttttAAGGTTAGAAAGCTATCTCTCATGCAAACAAACGTGCACATATAGTTGTGTGGGAGCTAACAAAAATTACACCGACATGTTCTGCACCCTTGCATATACATATAGAGGCACACTGGTCAATTATAACATGGCACAGGTGCAGGCAAAGCTTTGCAAACACTAAAACCATCCTGGCAGTGTGGCAGTGCTGCAATCTTTAGCActcttcctccttttctcttttctacaCCAGCCACCTCTTTTACTTCTTCCTTGCCTCTTTCCCtccaacccccccacccccctcccgTTCCTTTATCCTGAGCGCCTGGCATATTCAGATACTGAAGTCCTCATTACGGCTCAATCCAacctcagcaaacacacaaacagattaGCCGCTTAAGACGCTCCCAATCCCCCTCTCCCTCGCTACTCTGCTGTGCTATCAGGCCCCAGCACAACCCTGTGAGATGAGCCAGGGGCAAGGCTTACTGCAGACTGCAGCCTCCGCTTGCTCCTCCACAAAATCCCTCTGCGTCACAGCCCCGTGTCACAGCTGCCCCTAATACAATTAAAAGTCATTTGCAGAACGCACAGGCTTAGGGGATCACAGTGTGGGTGGGGGGTTAAATTGGGGAATATGAGAGAGGGGGGGGGCATTAATTCCAGAAATATTTTAGGAAACAGTAGAAAAAGGCTCCCACTTGCTTTGTGGCCAAAATCACAGTCTGGCTTTCTGGAGTTCGGCTCTGTTTGACAGAAGCTGGACACAGTCGGGATTAATTGATGCCAGTGGATCAAATTGTGTATGTGTAAATAGCTAATTGATacataaacaaaaaagcaaTGATTGTTTGAAAGAGAGAACGAGTAAAATAATTTTTCCTTTATACATAACTTGCTTCAGATTTTCAGCTCCTGGTACAATCTGATTGGCAGAAAGTCAGGGAACAACAAAGCATAGAATAATAAGCTGTCCTCTGGGTGCCTGGACTAAGATTAGACTAGCCTCTCGAGAGCAcgtgttgtattttattgtggggttttttcatGCTTTATTTGGTAAAAGCTCTAATGACTGGGGTATTCTTACTGAGCCTTCTTTGATGTGCCCAGGCCACCAAGCAATGGCAGGCTCCCTCATGCCTCCCTCAAAGGTGGTCTCCTTCCCACAGAGGAAGGGTCCGTTGCTGCCACCTGAGGAgtcaaaaatcacaaaaacaccTGCATCAATCACACGGGACACAAAAGCGAGTCAgaattagattttaaaaaagcactttGTTTATGAAATAATTGCCTACTTTCATTGGGGCCAGACATAACAGCTGCACCGTTGTCTGAGGTGAAGAAGACAAAGGTATTATTGTCAATACCCAGAGTTCGCAGCCACTTCAAAATCTGACCAATGCTGTAGTCCAGCTCCATCACCGCATCGCCATAGCTACAGCACAAAGGCAGATCACATTTTTCACCTCGATACAATCATTTATAACCACTTGCATGACATTGTCTTTGCGTCAATAGGAGAGTCAGCAGGATATGTACCGGCCTCGCTGGCTCTTCCCTAAGAAGCGTTTGGAGGCATAGACGGGGGCGTGAGTGGCATCGACTGCCCAGTAGAGGAAGAAGGGCTGCTGAGCTTTAGTTTGACGAAGTATGAAGTCAAGACCTTCCTGCAGAGGTGGAAGAAAACGTCATTACACTGGGAATACAAAAGCCAGGAGACTTACTGCAGCTTCTTTCACAGCATTGCAGTTAAGGTAACAAGAAttctctttctcactcactaaaCACTCAAACAGTGTTTTCAAGTAAAGCAGTGAGTCAGACAAGCCTTCAATAAAACCACCTCCAAGAAGAGAGTATGGagttcagtttttgtttaaacTGTTTTAGAGTGAGACTCATCATCCTTCTTAGGTATTGTTGTACTAAGGAGTCTCCAACGTGTTGTCTAGCCtgttgaaatcaataaaagcaaACTGAGGAACATCTCTCGATACAATGCAAAAGAGTTTCAACAgtttcaacaaaaacacatattctGTCATGTAGGCAGAATACTGTATTATAGTTTTAGCAGTTTATTAACACTTATATGAAAACTGAGCTTGCAACCCAGGAAAAGGACGGTTATAATTCATCTAAAACCTTTTGCTAACTACATGTCAGACACTTACATTTGCACCATTTGTTCTTTATTACAAAAAGAGATAATCATTTTGCACACAGATAAATATTTTACAGCAGATGACTGCAAATTTGCCAGTTATCCAAACAAAACTTAACAGTTACAAAAAGAAATCTGATTTTTGCTTAATGTTCACCAAGTTTTAAGACATGCTGCCTTTCACAGGACCGCCCTCTTCCAGTGATGACACACCATTCCAGCATGCAGTGTGTCTCTGCATGCTGGTTTTGATCATGTTCCAAACTGAATGGGAAGGACTGCCACAGCAGAGATAATCAGTGCACTTCCTCTGGTTAAATTACAGTAATTATTAAAGGCCAGAATTAGGCTTTACCtgcattcattatttattttcaattatatgtttttaattttttcatatttgggTGAGGTAAAATTCTGTATCTGGCAGGCATTAAAATTTTGGCCCAGCCCTATgagagctgggataggctcccaGAAGGCAAAAGGTGGGTTAACAAGTTGCTAGTTTAACACAGGCAGGACCGTTCTGTCAACTGCTTTACAAAATATTGCATCAAAATGTGATGTACCTGGTATGAATATGTCACACTGAGACAGCAACAACAGGTGATCCTTCGCTTACCATCAGGTAGATCTGTGTGAGGTTTGACTCTCCAGTCTTTCTGTCAATCTTAAAGTCCTCATAgaatctgaaaaaaataacagatgtATACATTTCATTGACAACACCTTCGTCCCATCTGAATAATAGCTAAGGTCAAGCTGGGTTATTTATCGTGTGTTTTTaactagacaaaaaaaaagatttagcaGTAACCTGATTGTGTCATCAGTCTGCCTCCAAACTGACTGAAACTACTGTGGACTATGTGATTAGGAGAAAGGAAGTAAATTTCCCTCCTGTTGAGGGTGTTTGCAGGAAATTTTGGTGAAAGCCATATTTGGGAAGTCTCAGCGAAGCTGAGCAGAGGGAACTGTTATGAGGCGCTGCTGAAGCGTGGCGCGGCAAACAGAGAAGCAGTGACAGGCATCTCTTTCTTACGCTTCACTTCCTCCAGGTGTCCTCGCACACAGCCAACGCAACCTGCCGTCTCTTGAgggcatgtgtgtgtctccgtGTATATAtgcctatgtgtgtgtgtgcttctgtcCAGGGCCCAGGTATGCGGTGCTGATTAAACCCACGGCTAAGCGAAAAACACGCCCGGCTGCCAGTTCCAATGACCCTGAATAC contains:
- the galns gene encoding N-acetylgalactosamine-6-sulfatase isoform X2; the protein is MLGRFYEDFKIDRKTGESNLTQIYLMEGLDFILRQTKAQQPFFLYWAVDATHAPVYASKRFLGKSQRGRYGDAVMELDYSIGQILKWLRTLGIDNNTFVFFTSDNGAAVMSGPNESGSNGPFLCGKETTFEGGMREPAIAWWPGHIKEGSVNFQLANVMDLFTTSLVLAGINPPDDRILDGLDLTPVLLNSSQPLKNRPIFYYRGNELMAVRLGQYKAHYWTWSNSWEEFRQGINFCPGEEVPNVTTHEQKEHPLQPLIFHLGRDPGEKFPLSVLSKEYQDALSRISAVVQQHKDTLVPGIPQLNMCDSAVMNWAPAGCEKLGKCLKPPESNPWKCDWPH